The following coding sequences lie in one Chelmon rostratus isolate fCheRos1 chromosome 2, fCheRos1.pri, whole genome shotgun sequence genomic window:
- the LOC121613429 gene encoding helicase with zinc finger domain 2-like, whose product MSASGSKLAPLFSTHDLKLVCTQCSVREKEITYTLKAVRHQCAQNLLLCKAKGGSKWRPISERPTFPKPSQYEVCCFFVEGFGCKYHKNRCTFARSSEEAAVWTFEKHHRLDHVPLCHLIAQSERGSNQPGNSEPRGEVVATLDLKVVCDLCSIRENEITYTVQLVSHKCSRNLLLAKTKASNHWRPVSERPTCGQFGRNVLYQKCNFFVEGSGCTQHAQGCTYARSYEEATVWNYVRDKEIDKDELIRLVIESEHISVTPESAAESILKQFKGEFIEFCKDCFHDRPLKLTAKRWNATCSADAAHTWDPVLVHHLSENRGKHVYSQVRTVPQNCQFKYCSHVRQGKPCWHQAGHCQSAQSEVEMAVWKAEHSGLSVRPHLLQLSQREQTESRKVTMYCKVCLLTLSSPESFYKHCASLEHAQLLSEDTTTKWRGRQPPHNTRAEFGLCDRPQTCEYGNKCPKAHSVEELQEWMMRAAEEKEIRHNIEAQGLMCYNESLLEEYRNSSNEVYIISEQVDDVSISCDEDLTVECEQINATLKWNFQVETERQLVHVALLKHEPGASFTLGDVGSVPCIYSSGERFLSEDMTYDITVSFTSIYPGLYEQWLVLDFDMRPVLLRKLRVRVSQRSLDDTEEQTVNHGAIFQSAERWHRGNRVIIPCLSRTEEQEELLKEYKPPQISFLCKSTYNSQISLNKENYKERMHHFLYNEERAEDHVVSRLNVCGEITTLDALNSTQFGMVKAPQGQVFCAVSIPCNLTPDTPEGQVLKRSIQSGLIAPLNSSGQKSKVYEAIILQDKTSDNKMYLQLSKKCCADLALKSNESYHMEVQFQLNRHSFCTMHRAVDLLPDTKRVLPDLENCGVPVNNIHNEKLNAKQQSAIDFITGNTSVQKFVAPLLIYGPFGTGKTFTLATAARELCKQPDNKVLICTHTNSSADLYIRDHFHPFIIKKNDGISPIRIKANKQGSALSATDEITLKYCFLSEDGQHFLLPTKAALDHHKIVITTTTMARHFHDLKLPEGYFTHILIDEASQMLECEALMALGLAGPNTRVVLAGDHMQMGPKLLSVDDHHRSNHTLLNRLFHYYQGQKCDSAQSSRIIFSENYRSTKEIVEFVSTNFYVGKNDIIKATGNIPAPANGRALKFHHVRGECLLDTVSMSWYNKEEVAKVVQEVKEILDHWPLTWGTKDQSSICVLSEGIQVRHIRTALSRRGLAKVHVENLANVQGKQFRAVVMTAVQTRDSLKTSHLPGLELFNDARVLNTAMTRAQSHVVVVGDAAALCCFGKCSGVWKSYIDHCINNNSVAPQHFTKDFFEEDAMETARFRKSERVDESNTLSDAILQELKDEYEHLKTEYSSDEDNFEHADFNHHKSRSPFVTDVDTDVLELCKKQPEKYKRGKLVRESYNRGYVIPFQNPTRRINIKGRGNLGMVFTGDEVVVETARVVSITKEEESARVLVCVLEDEDHSKPRQNSEDKFVRRTMMPITKSAPKVRILISKARRNFIPIWEQIDGQWTIAAYERLNEKLKQDNVFVVQVIGWKKHCYFPLGRVIDILPVGRSFAEGLSILNEEFKVEPTACTPDKGFSWADEDQARRQDMCHVITFTVDPEGAKDLDDAVSVREIGDQYELGVHIADVASFVSPGSKLDEDAKQRGSTYYCVEENPNHMFPEDLSTGLFSLLSDQECRVVSLIFKVNKKTHEIIGKPKFQLSLIKSNEQLSYEEAESMISKRYGEGPKFDTVEDCVTVAYCFAKAQRKIRLVDWAYSQPDNQRLPGKRKANLMIEELSVLFNTLASETLIGSEKTRYYTPLRCQAKPDPEKIEELRKSECAKLIPLSFHVRHKVDHDEQAPDCENFRILTKVWKDIQSAARTGDIDKMVDLIAADDIHPMLQPLIDKFRRCSSKAYVIRSNSSPKAGVGHHSLNVSSYTQASSPIRRYMDIILQRLLHSFICNRDVQYTRTEISTLCAQFELNIKNAKDYEQKAEQISYAVSMKKQSASKLAFVVSADPNRDSFAVSFPFNKNIFAESLSIMYKDLQLWDQPLYDEANHCITLTWKKRIYTVDNMQIYQELKIPDCGPCVELPLTTWKAAVEAIDKENWDHAKFLIMDVHTKQLEKQHILPESSEMSHSETNTCTSEEQEVPKLQMEHEVDMNLQLQTGDTLQVQMTSELKRGYHMPAVQLVHIKPKFEICVDHVHSPITCFSRSTDDPSRIHYSDPEEYIRIWKPLCEMESAATAVDESDSIIIEDLVVNFNQEQEGTLTGSFFLSLAQLNEWAIECNLSKCLLCIRKRGLKLTSNLEHSALVDPRQFTWVAHAVTRKVEESKKGSQVEFFVNHLPMETIPDCVFQKDTSFTVEIIPKLLPDIRKENAVVSIRSACNLVKAIALGQHIPKEGITWHTIRKELPNGFPKLNGSQHLAVDKALANTFTVIQGPPGTGKTIVGVYIVYRFFELNSKTQRTFVDPKDANKKQVILYCGPSNKSVDVVAEYLLKFGNIQKPLRVYSQQVEMLDYPYPDCTLHFSQRTLRPERAKPELRSITLHHRMREDQNPFSRQIKDFDQRIQLSLTKKKELPSIQLALKEKEKLLCSQLALKEKAELLHIKPAFEEIEEVRRSQRDVKEKEELRRIQLILAVKEERLCSRLGLEDKAELRHIQLALKEIEELRHTQLTYEKVEELTAQEVKDYKKLLRDARTYELKQHDIILCTCTQSSTPSLMKTVSARQILIDECGMATEPQALIPLVCNKPEKIVLIGDHKQLRPIVKNSRVRKLGMAKSLFERYYTIHKNRVVMLDTQYRMHKDVCNFPSNEYYEGKLKTGVEQPSSVLRVDNKTMPVVFGDIKGKTISLVVSTAKGNENSKANQEERIKVIDIAEKLVENAKIKQQSIVILSPYNAQVSEIKDHLRKKKMDQITVTTITKSQGSEWRYVIISTVCSLPCEEIESEPDGAWLSKHLGFVGDPNQINVGITRAKEGLCIIGNQKLLSCSGAWKHLLDHYNRHNAVTDADKISVHCA is encoded by the exons ATGTCAGCTAGTGGGTCCAAACTAGCTCCTCTTTTTTCAACTCATGACCTCAAACTTGTATGCACTCAATGCTCTGTCCGGGAGAAAGAAATTACGTACACGTTAAAAGCAGTCCGCCACCAGTGTGCACAAAATCTCCTGCTCTGCAAAGCCAAAGGCGGCAGCAAGTGGAGGCCTATTTCTGAGCGCCCTACGTTTCCAAAGCCAAGTCAGTATGAGGTGTGTTGCTTCTTTGTGGAAGGCTTTGGTTGCAAATACCACAAGAACCGATGCACCTTTGCCAGAAGCAGTGAGGAAGCTGCTGTGTGGACATTTGAAAAGCATCACAGATTAGACCATGTGCCTCTCTGTCATCTTATAGCTCAGTCTGAGAGAGGATCTAACCAGCCTGGCAACTCTGAACCTCGAGGTGAGGTCGTGGCGACTCTAGATTTGAAGGTCGTGTGCGATCTGTGTTCTATCAGGGAGAATGAAATAACATACACAGTTCAGCTAGTTAGTCACAAGTGCAGTAGAAATCTGCTTTTGGCCAAAACTAAAGCCTCTAACCATTGGAGGCCTGTATCTGAGCGGCCTACATGTGGACAGTTTGGTCGAAATGTTCTCTACCAAAAGTGTAACTTCTTTGTTGAGGGCTCTGGATGTACACAGCATGCACAGGGGTGCACTTATGCCAGAAGCTATGAAGAGGCCACTGTATGGAACTATGTTAGAGACAAGGAAATTGATAAAGATGAATTAATAAGACTTGTAATTGAGTCTGAGCACATTTCAGTAACACCAGAAAGCGCAGCTGAAAGCATACTTAAGCAGTTTAAGGGTGAATTCATCGAGTTCTGTAAAGACTGCTTTCACGATCGTCCACTTAAACTGACAGCCAAAAGGTGGAATGCGACCTGCTCAGCAGATGCAGCGCATACCTGGGATCCAGTCTTAGTTCATCACCTGTCAGAGAACAGGGGGAAGCACGTCTACAGCCAGGTGCGCACTGTTCCTCAAAACTGTCAGTTTAAGTACTGCAGTCATGTCAGACAAGGCAAGCCCTGCTGGCATCAGGCTGGCCACTGCCAGTCTGCCCAGAGCGAGGTGGAGATGGCCGTGTGGAAAGCGGAGCACAGCGGGCTCTCCGTCAGGCCTCATCTCCTGCAGCTGAGCCAGCGGGAGCAAACAGAGTCCAGAAAGGTCACCATGTACTGCAAAGTTTGCCTCTTGACCCTGTCCTCCCCAGAGAGCTTCTACAAGCACTGCGCCTCTTTGGAGCATGCCCAGTTACTCTCAGAGGACACCACCACCAAGTGGAGAGGACGACAGCCTCCACACAACACCCGAGCTGAGTTTGGGCTGTGTGACAG ACCACAAACGTGCGAGTACGGTAACAAGTGCCCAAAAGCTCATTCTGTGGAAGAACTGCAGGAGTGGATGATGCGTgctgcagaagagaaagagatcaGACATAACATTGAAGCCCAGGGTCTCATGTGCTACAATGAAAGCCTTTTGGAGGAATACAGAAATAGCAGCAATGAAGTGTACATT ATATCAGAGCAAGTTGACGATGTCAGCATCTCTTGTGATGAAGATTTAACTGTGGAGTGTGAACAGATCAATGCAACACTGAAATGGAACTTCCAAGTTGAAACAGAG AGACAGCTTGTGCATGTGGCGCTGCTGAAGCACGAACCAGGAGCTTCATTCACCCTTGGTGACGTTGGTTCTGTGCCTTGCATCTACTCCTCTGGTGAACGCTTTCTCAGTGAAGACATGACCTATGACATCACTGTATCTTTCACATCCATCTACCCAGGCCTGTATGAACAGTGGCTTGTGCTAGATTTTGACATGAGACCAGTTCTCTTGAGGAAACTCAGAGTAAGAGTAAGCCAGCGGTCATTGGATGACACTGAAGAACAAACTGTGAACCATGGAGCCATCTTTCAAAGTGCTGAACGTTGGCATCGAGGAAACAGGGTTATCATCCCATGTTTGTCCAGGacagaagaacaggaagagCTGTTAAAGGAGTACAAACCTCCTCAGATTAGCTTTCTGTGTAAATCCACCTACAACAGCCAAATATCTCTGAATAAAGAGAACTACAAAGAAAGAATGCACCACTTCCTGTACAATGAGGAACGGGCAGAGGACCATGTTGTTTCAAG acTGAATGTTTGTGGAGAAATTACAACACTGGATGCATTGAACAGTACACAGTTTGGCATGGTGAAGGCTCCTCAGGGACAAGTATTCTGTGCTGTCTCGATTCCTTGTAATCTCACACCAGACACCCCTGAGGGACAGGTACTGAAACGAAGCATCCAGTCTGGCCTGATAGCCCCTTTAAATTCAAGTGGTCAAAAATCCAAGGTCTATGAAGCCATCATTCTgcaagacaaaacaagtgaCAACAAAATGTACTTGCAGCTGTCTAAAAAGTGTTGTGCTGATCTTGCACTCAAAAGCAATGAATCGTATCACATGGAGGTGCAGTTTCAGCTGAACCGCCACAGCTTCTGCACCATGCACAGGGCTGTAGACCTCCTTCCTGATACAAAAAGAGTGCTACCTGACCTTGAAAACTGTGGAGTTCCTGTGAATAACATCCACAATGAGAAACTGAATGCAAAGCAGCAATCAGCAATTGACTTCATCACAGGGAATACCAGTGTGCAAAAATTTGTAGCACCACTCCTCATTTATGGACCATTTGGAACCGGGAAAACATTCACCCTTGCTACAGCAGCCAGAGAGCTTTGTAAGCAGCCTGACAACAAAGTGCTAATTTGCACCCACACCAACag TTCTGCAGATCTGTACATCCGGGATCActtccatccattcatcatcaAGAAAAATGACGGAATCAGTCCAATTcgaataaaagcaaacaaacaagggAGTGCTTTGTCTGCCACAGATGAAATTACTTTGAAATACTGTTTTCTATCTGAGGATGGACAGCATTTTCTGCTACCCACAAAAGCTGCCCTAGATCACCACAAGATAGTCATAACCACCACAACAATGGCAAGACATTTTCATGACCTAAAGCTCCCAGAGGGATACTTCACTCACATACTAATTGATGAAGCCTCCCAGATGCTAGAATGTGAAGCCTTGATGGCCCTTGGTCTTGCTGGACCAAACACCAGAGTTGTTTTGGCTGGAGATCACATGCAAATGGGACCCAAGCTTTTGTCAGTTGATGATCATCATCGTTCAAATCACACACTCCTTAATCGCTTGTTCCACTACTATCAAGGCCAGAAGTGTGATTCTGCCCAGAGCAGTAGAATCATATTCAGTGAAAACTACCGCTCAACCAAAGAAATTGTGGAGTTTGTGTCCACCAATTTCTACGTTGGTAAGAATGACATTATCAAAGCTACTGGAAATATTCCAGCTCCCGCAAATGGCCGTGCCCTAAAGTTTCACCATGTTAGGGGAGAGTGCCTCTTGGACACTGTTTCTATGTCTTGGTATAACAAAGAAGAGGTTGCCAAAGTGGTTCAAGAAGTAAAAGAGATTCTCGATCACTGGCCATTGACCTGGGGGACCAAGGACCAAAGCTCAATCTGTGTTCTATCAGAGGGAATTCAG GTTCGACACATTAGGACAGCGCTTTCAAGAAGAGGCCTTGCTAAAGTCCATGTTGAGAATCTTGCAAATGTGCAAG GCAAACAGTTCAGGGCAGTCGTAATGACAGCTGTGCAAACACGTGACAGCCTAAAAACGTCTCACCTGCCTGGACTGGAGCTATTCAATGATGCCCGTGTTTTAAACACTGCGATGACTAGGGCCCAGTCCCACGTGGTTGTGGTTGGAGATGCTGCTGCCCTGTGTTGCTTTGGGAAATGCTCAGGAGTCTGGAAAAGCTACATTGACCATTGCATCAACAACAATAGTGTTGCACCGCAGCATTTCACCAAAGATTTCTTTGAAGAAGATGCTATGGAAACTGCAAGGTTTCGAAAGTCTGAACGTGTGGATGAGAGCAACACTCTCTCTGATGCAATTCTTCAAGAGTTGAAAGATGAATACGAACATCTTAAAACAGAGTACAGTTCAGATGAAGACAATTTTGAACATGCAGACTTTAATCACCACAAGTCCAGATCACCATTCGTTACTGATGTTGACACAGATGTTTTGGAGTTATGTAAAAAACAGCCAGAGAAATACAAACGAGGAAAGTTGGTCAGGGAGTCATACAACAGAGGTTATGTCATACCATTTCAAAACCCCACCAGACGTATAAACATTAAGGGAAGGGGAAACCTGGGCATGGTCTTCACTGGAGACGAAGTGGTCGTAGAAACAGCAAGGGTAGTCAGCATCACCAAGGAAGAGGAGTCCGCCCGTGTACTTGTGTGCGTGCTAGAGGATGAGGATCACAGCAAACCAAGACAGAATTCTGAAGACAAATTTGTCCGAAGGACAATGATGCCCATTACAAAGTCTGCACCCAAAGTACGTATACTGATCAGCAAGGCAAGACGTAACTTCATTCCAATATGGGAGCAAATTGATGGACAGTGGACAATTGCAGCATATGAACGCCTCAATGAAAAGCTCAAGCAGGACAATGTATTTGTGGTGCAAGTGATTGGCTGgaaaaaacattgttattttccATTGGGGAGGGTCATAGATATTCTTCCTGTAGGAAGATCTTTTGCTGAAGGACTAAGTATCCTGAATGAAGAATTTAAAGTTGAACCCACTGCATGTACACCAGACAAGGGTTTTTCCTGGGCAGATGAAGACCAGGCCAGAAGACAGGACATGTGTCATGTGATCACTTTCACTGTTGACCCAGAAGGAGCAAAAGACTTGGATGACGCTGTCAGTGTCAGGGAAATTGGGGACCAGTATGAGTTGGGAGTCCATATTGCAGATGTGGCAAGCTTTGTGAGTCCAGGCAGTAAATTAGATGAGGATGCAAAACAACGCGGTTCTACATATTACTGTGTTGAGGAAAACCCCAATCATATGTTCCCTGAAGATTTGAGCACTGGACTCTTCAGTCTTCTGTCGGATCAAGAGTGCAGAGTGGTTTCACTCATTTTCAAAGTgaacaagaaaacacatgagATCATTGGCAAACCCAAATTCCAGCTGTCGCTGATCAAGTCTAATGAGCAGTTGTCTTatgaagaggcagagagcatGATCTCCAAAAGATATGGAGAGGGACCAAAATTTGACACAGTAGAAGACTGTGTCACAGTGGCTTATTGTTTTGCAAAAGCTCAAAGGAAGATTAGACTTGTGGATTGGGCTTATTCTCAACCTGATAACCAGAGATTGCCCGGAAAGCGCAAAGCCAATCTCATGATTGAAGAGCTGAGCGTGTTATTCAATACACTGGCATCCGAGACTTTGATTGGTTCTGAAAAAACCAGATATTACACTCCCCTTCGCTGTCAGGCGAAACCAGATCCTGAAAAGATAGAAGAATTGAGAAAGAGTGAATGTGCAAAATTAATACCACTGTCTTTTCATGTGCGGCACAAAGTTGACCATGATGAACAAGCTCCAGACTGTGAAAATTTCCGAATACTTACAAAAGTATGGAAAGATATCCAGTCAGCTGCCAGAACTGGGGATATAGACAAAATGGTGGACCTGATTGCTGCAGATGACATCCACCCTATGCTCCAGCCACTCATTGACAAGTTCAGAAGGTGCTCTAGTAAAGCTTATGTCATTCGTTCCAACTCCTCTCCCAAAGCAGGGGTTGGGCATCATTCTCTGAACGTAAGTTCTTACACGCAAGCATCCTCACCCATACGGCGATACATGGACATCATCTTGCAGAGACTTTTGCACTCTTTCATATGTAACAGGGATGTCCAATACACTCGAACAGAGATTTCAACTCTGTGCGCTCAATTTGAGCTCAACATCAAGAATGCCAAGGACTATGAACAAAAGGCTGAGCAGATCTCCTACGCAGTGagcatgaaaaaacaaagtgctTCAAAGTTAGCATTTGTTGTGAGTGCAGATCCCAACAGAGATAGTTTTGCAGTGTCATTTCCTTTTAACAAGAACATATTTGCAGAGAGTTTGTCAATTATGTACAAAGATTTACAGTTGTGGGACCAACCATTGTATGATGAAGCAAATCACTGCATCACTCTTACATGGAAAAAGCGGATCTACACAGTTGACAACATGCAAATCTACCAAGAGTTGAAAATTCCAGACTGTGGTCCCTGCGTTGAGCTTCCACTGACAACATGGAAAGCCGCTGTTGAAGCAATTGACAAAGAAAACTGGGATCATGCAAAGTTTCTCATAATGGATGTTCATACAAAGCAActggaaaaacaacatattCTGCCAGAATCATCTGAGATGTCTCATTCCGAGACTAATACATGCACATCTGAGGAGCAAGAGGTACCAAAGCTACAAATGGAACATGAGGTTGACATGAACCTCCAGTTGCAAACAGGTGACACCCTTCAGGTCCAAATGACATCAGAGTTAAAAAGAGGTTATCACATGCCTGCTGTTCAACTGGTGCACATTAAACCAAAGTTTGAGATTTGTGTGGACCATGTCCACAGCCCTATCACATGCTTCTCCAGATCCACAGATGATCCATCAAGGATTCATTATAGTGACCCGGAGGAGTATATACGGATCTGGAAACCACTGTGTGAGATGGAATCTGCTGCCACTGCAGTGGATGAAAGTGACAGCATAATCATTGAGGACCTGGTGGTAAACTTCAATCAAGAACAGGAGGGCACGCTAACAGGGAGCTTCTTCTTATCTCTGGCACAGCTCAATGAATGGGCCATTGAATGTAACCTTTCAAAATGCTTACTGTGCATACGAAAAAGAGGTTTGAAGTTGACCTCAAACCTGGAACATTCCGCACTGGTAGACCCAAGACAGTTTACATGGGTGGCCCATGCTGTCACAAGAAAAGtagaagaaagcaaaaaaggaaGTCAAGTGGAGTTCTTTGTCAATCACCTGCCGATGGAGACCATTCCTGATTGTGTCTTTCAGAAAGACACTTCTTTCACAGTTGAAATAATCCCAAAGCTCCTACCTGACAT ccGTAAAGAAAATGCTGTGGTCAGCATTAGATCTGCATGTAATCTTGTCAAGGCCATAGCACTTGGACAACACATTCCAAAAGAGG gAATAACATGGCACACCATTCGGAAAGAGCTACCAAATGGATTTCCTAAGCTTAATGGTAGTCAGCATCTTGCTGTGGATAAAGCTCTGGCTAACACTTTCACAGTCATACAGGGACCACCTG GAACTGGAAAGACAATAGTAGGCGTGTACATTGTATACCGCTTCTTTGAGCTGAACTCTAAGACACAAAGAACATTTGTTGACCCCAAGGATGCGAACAAGAAACAAGTCATTCTCTACTGTGGACCATCCAACAagtctgttgatgttgttgcag AATACCTGTTAAAGTTTGGGAACATCCAAAAGCCCCTGAGGGTCTACAGCCAACAAGTGGAGATGCTAGATTACCCTTATCCAGACTGCACCCTTCACTTTTCCCAGAGAACTCTCCGTCCGGAACGTGCCAAACCAGAGCTCAG GAGCATCACTCTGCATCACCGCATGCGAGAGGACCAAAACCCTTTCTCACGTCAAATAAAAGATTTTGACCAACGCATTCAACTTTCCCTGacgaaaaaaaaagagctcccATCTATTCAACTTGCCCtcaaggaaaaagaaaagctgctgtgcAGTCAACTTGCCCttaaagaaaaagcagagctcCTACACATCAAACCTGCCTTTGAGGAAATAGAAGAGGTCCGACGCAGTCAACGTGATGTTAAGGAAAAAGAAGAGCTTAGACGCATTCAGCTCATCCTTGCGGTAAAAGAAGAGCGGCTATGCAGTCGACTTGGTCTCGAAGACAAAGCAGAACTCCGACATATTCAACTTGCTCTTAAGGAAATAGAGGAACTCCGACACACTCAACTTACCTATGAGAAAGTAGAAGAGCTGACTGCTCAAGAAGTGAAAGA TTACAAAAAACTTCTCAGAGATGCTCGGACATATGAGCTTAAACAGCATGACATCATACTGTGTACATGCACGCAGTCTTCCACCCCAAGCTTGATGAAGACAGTCAGCGCACGTCAGATCCTCATTGATGAATGTGGAATGGCCACTGAACCCCAGGCCCTGATTCCATTAGTCTGCAACAAACCAGAAAAG ATTGTTTTGATCGGTGACCACAAACAGTTACGTCCCATTGTGAAGAATTCTCGTGTGAGGAAGCTGGGGATGGCCAAGTCTCTGTTTGAACGTTATTATACAATCCACAAGAACAGGGTAGTGATGCTGGACACCCAGTACAGAATG CATAAGGACGTATGCAACTTCCCATCAAATGAATATTATGAGGGAAAGCTGAAAACTGGGGTGGAGCAGCCGAGCAGTGTCCTCCGCGTTGACAACAAGACAATGCCAGTCGTTTTTGGGGACATCAAAGGAAAGACCATCAGTCTGGTTGTCAGCACAGCCAAGGGCAATGAGAACTCAAAAGCAAACCAGGAAGAGAGAATCAAAGTG ATTGACATTGCTGAAAAGCTGGTGGAGAATGCTAAAATCAAACAGCAAAGTATCGTGATTCTGTCACCATATAATGCCCAAGTATCAGAAATCAAAGACCacctgaggaagaagaaaatggaCCAAATCACCGTCACCACCATCACTAAAAGCCAAG GAAGTGAATGGCGTTACGTCATCATATCCACAGTGTGCTCTCTGCCATGTGAAGAGATTGAGAGTGAACCAGACGGAGCATGGCTGTCCAAACACCTGGGCTTTGTGGGCGATCCCAACCAGATAAATGTGGGCATCACCAGGGCCAAGGAGGGACTGTGCATCATTG GAAACCAaaagctgctcagctgcagcggAGCTTGGAAACATCTCCTGGACCACTACAATCGTCACAATGCAGTGACAGATGCAGACAAGATTTCAGTGCATTGTGCCTGA